ATCCCAGCCAAATTCTGCTGGCAAGACATATGCGATATCCGTTTTTTCCATCAAGGCATAGTCTATACTCTTCTTAGGTAGTTGGGGGTAGATGTCAGAACCGTATTGTTGTATCGGTTCAATAATTTCTGGAGCGTGTATGTGCAGTTCTTTAAGAACAATGCCCGCTCGAAAAACAAACATCCCGCTATTCCAGCTAAAACGTCCCGTAGATAGAAAATTTTCTGCCGTTTGACGGTCAGGCTTTTCAGTAAAGCGGTTAACGTGATAAGCTGGCAAGTCATTAAAGCTACCAATCTTTTCGCCTTGTTCGATGTAGCCGTAACCAGTTGATGCAAAGGTTGGCTTGATCCCTAGCGTGACAATCGCTGCTTGGGTTGCCGCAAGCTCTGTAGCTGCATTTATGGTAGATGCAAATGCTTTTTGGTCGGCAATCCAGTGGTCAGCGGGGAAAAAGCCGATGATAGCGTCTTCTCCATAACGCTTTTTAATTTCCAGACTTGTCCAGGCAACGGCTGCGGCAGTGTCCCTTCCCTGTGACTCGACGAGTAGATTGTCAGATGGCAGTTCAGGCAGTTGTTCTTGAACTCCTTGAGCTATCTGACTAGAAGTTATGACCCACAAGTTCTCCCAACCGCTTGCAAGTGTCAACAGCCGATCAGCGGTTGCTTGCAGAAGACTTCTGTGAGTGCCATCAAGATTCAAAAATTGCTTGGGTCGATTTTGGCGACTTAGGGGCCAAAATCTCTCACCTTTACCACCAGCAAGGATTACAGGGAACAAGGCTCTAGTCATTGAGTCATAACAACTTACGAAAGAACACTACAAGTGTACTGTGACAAACAAAAGTAATGAAGTTATGAAGTATAAAGATGCTCAGGTGAAGTCAGAAGAGATGACACAGATACACACCCTATGATTTATTTTTAGAGGAAAATTAAGGTGTAGTATCTGAATCTCTAGCCATCGGGAGAAACCGTAGGGTTAATTTCGTCCTTTATACTTCATATTCTTAAGACTTGATACTTCAAGTGATCTTATTAACTGGCAAGATTTGTGGCTTGCATTAACATTACGTTTAGGGAGTGGATGAGTGGGGAGACTATTGTGATTAAACAAGTAGTAGAGCAAGAAAATCAGGGCACATCTGGTGAATTACAACAATTACCAAACGGGGTGACAGCAAAAAACCAAGAAAATGTCTCCCGTCAGTTTGTAGAGTCTACGGGTTCAATTCCTAGCCAGCTCTACCAGAGGCTGGGGTTAGCCATGCCTCGATGGCTATTTTGGATACTGACAATTGTTGTGGGGATCACCTTATCGGGTTTGCTAGTATCGACTTTGGCACTTTGGACTCCACTTTGGAGTGACATGGATCGAACAGATGAAGAATTAGGATTGGGTGAGAAAGAGCAAAAAACACCACTGCCTGGGGAGCTGTGGAGTAACATTTCCCAGTATCAATTGACCAGACCAATGAATATTTTGGTGATGGGTATTGAACCAGTCCCTAGGACTATAGATGGTTCCCCGGAAAGTTTTGCAGG
The sequence above is a segment of the Mastigocladopsis repens PCC 10914 genome. Coding sequences within it:
- a CDS encoding mannose-1-phosphate guanylyltransferase, which produces MTRALFPVILAGGKGERFWPLSRQNRPKQFLNLDGTHRSLLQATADRLLTLASGWENLWVITSSQIAQGVQEQLPELPSDNLLVESQGRDTAAAVAWTSLEIKKRYGEDAIIGFFPADHWIADQKAFASTINAATELAATQAAIVTLGIKPTFASTGYGYIEQGEKIGSFNDLPAYHVNRFTEKPDRQTAENFLSTGRFSWNSGMFVFRAGIVLKELHIHAPEIIEPIQQYGSDIYPQLPKKSIDYALMEKTDIAYVLPAEFGWDDLGDWNAIERLLKKEDNPNVEFATHVGLETQGSIVYSTNEEDVIVTIGLDDVVIVRDRNVTLIVKKDRTQEIKQVLKTLQSDPRFTDLL